Within the Leptospira stimsonii genome, the region TCAATTCGTTATGAACGGAGGAAATTTTGCTATCTTTGGTGGAAATACGGCCTGGTGGCAAATTCGACTTGCGCCGAATTCTTTCGGTGATCCGGATCGTATCTTAATTTGTTATAAAGAGAAAGAAAGTCAAAGAAAAGATCCATTTTCAGACGAGAGTAATAATCAACTAACTCTTGCTGAAAAGTTAACGGCAACTAAAAATTGGCATGACCCTTCCCTTGGATACCCTGAAAATCAAACCTTTGGATTGGGTTACCTTTATGGAACCATATACGGTCCGGATCCGAATGATCAGAGACTTGAACCCATTTCAGATCGTGGTTGGCCGCCGGGTTCTGCATTACAATTTGAGGTAAAACAAGCAGAGCATTGGGTTTATAATTTGACGGGCTTGCAGAATTTTCAGGGTTTCGGTTTGTTTTATAATGCGGATGGAACAGTTAAAGATGGACTTACTGGAAGTAGTTCCGCGGAAGGAGACTCCCTTCAGTTTATTTGCGAGAATAATCAGTGTCCTAACCCCTATCCGGGGCTTACAGATGGCAAACGATTGTATCCGACTGGACAGGACGGAGCTCCAATGAATTTTCAGATCTTAGCCTATATGGACGCAATTCCCAATCAGTTAAAGAATTATCAGCATTCTAATAATCAAGAGATGGCGGAAAAACATTTTGGCGCTATGATGGGAGTTTTTGAAAATAATGGAACCGTATTCAATGGCGGCCTTTACAATTGGCAGCTTGGCCTGAATCATCAAAGAGAAAGCGGTTCTCAAAACACAGTGAGCCAAATCGTTTGGAACGTGATCAATAAACTCAAACAACCAAAGACCTTGCTCCAAAAAGCAACGACCGCGATATATCAATATTCTGATTTCTTTAACAACAATCAAAGCCTTTACTACAGTCGTCTTCCATTCTTACCAAAGAATTTTTATCGATTTGGTACTCCGATCCCGTATCAATATGATGGTCAGGCATTTTACGCGTTTGACAGAGCGTTATCCGGAACCGTACCTATTTACCAATATCAGGTGCAAGATTCTGACGGTCTGTTTCGGTTTATGTATTCTCCCAACCAATTCTGCCCGGTAGGGACTGGTTGTCTCGGGTGGAATAATATCGGAATTGCATTCTATGCTTACCTAAGTCAACAACCCGGAACCATTCCAGTTTATGCGTATTCCGTTGATAGCCCGGTTCAAAGATTTTTATATACGCCCAATCTTTACTGCGCAACTGGAACGGATTGTTTAGGCTGGCACAATAACGGGCCTGCGTTTTACGTTCCTGATTCCAAGTAGAATCGAAGGGCAACTTTCGTTTTGTGATAAGAAAATCTTAGGATTGCGAGATTTGTTCTTCTCAGCAATCCTAAGGTCTTTGGCATTACATCTCGATGAAATTAAGAGTCGAATAATTTTTCCAATCGAGAGTATATTATAAAGTAGGAATGTCCTTTGAAATTTTATCCTTAACGGCGCTCGCCTTTTTTTCAATGAGGTCCACCGAAATGGAATCATATTCTATCGGAATTATAAGTTTCCCCTTTTTATCGATGAGGCCGTATTTACCACCTTCTATTGAAGAATGCTCTTCCATCTTTATCGATTTACAACCGAGGCAAACGACGGCAAAGTTTTCTTCAAAAGGAAATGCAAAATCATATTTTGCTTCGATGATCTTCCTGCATCCTACGTCGAAAAAGCCGATTTTTTTATTTTCCGTAAAACGTGCCAAGCCTTCCACGAAAGGATCGGGCCCATTGTCGTATTGAAACGGATTCAATAGGATCCGATTTCCGGAATCTATACAACTCCATCCCATTTTCCCAAAAACGAGCGCGACTCCTTTTTCATTAAAATCATAGACGAAAGAATAATCCGGCGCGATGATGATCTCGCCGTCCTGATTCTTGAATCCGAAGTGATCTCCATCCTCGAATACACTGAGCGATTTCTTTTTACAACCCGATGAAAGAAGAATCAAGATGGTGAAAAGAATCGACAGTATAGAAAATTCATTCAAAAAGAATCTTTTAGAAATCGATTGTGATGGATGCATCGTGGATTAATATTCCTTGTGTTTGAATTTCGAAGTCGACATATAAAGAGGATTCCGTTCCAATTGAATTATTCGATTTTATTTTTTTAACATCGCATAAATCCCAAGATCACTCGGTAAACTTCGCTAGGAGTCACCGATGTTTACAAAGTTTTATTCTTTGAGGTTTCTATTTTATCTAAAAGAATCCTTTCAAACTTGAATTTACAATCCTCTCCATTCAACCCTAAAGTGACCGGCCTTTCGAAAAAAATCTTATGCTTTTCCTGTTTGATTCCTCGAGACCAAGAAATCATGTCCCATTTGCAAGCGATTGTCATCAATTCGGGATAAGCGTTTTCTTTGAAAAACTCGTTGTACATACATTCGTTCACATGGACGTGATAGGAATCGAAACCGTCTTTGATCCTGCTAAAGCGAAACGTATTCCCGAAAAAATTTGTTTCCTGTTGTTTTGAAGCGGTCACGATAAAATTGAATGGGTCTTTGGATTTATCCAGAGCGGTTTCGATAAATTTCGAGATTCCCTCGGCATTCATATTTGAAAAAATAATTTCCTCAGTAAGGCGGATAGCGTCCGCATTCTTCATACCTTTTCCTAAGCATGCTTTATAAATGGAAAGAATGATAGAACACCAGGAAACATGATATTCGGATTGAATGTCTCTGATGAAAATACGATTTGTTTTTTTTAATCTATTGTATTCCTCTCGAATCTTTTTAATTTCGAAGGAACTAAATTTTGAAGTCTTTTTGATCGTTTTCCAGATCGTGATGTTTTGAAGTAATTCGTACCAAAAATTCTTGGAAAGGATTCTTTTGAATTTGAACATGTAAGCCCCCTTACGGATTTATTGGATTGATTCTAACAAAGGGGGAAGCTTTCGTATTGGATAAATCGGACATGCGAGATTTATAATATTTCGGGGAGACCCCGGAAAATTTCAAAAAGTCTCTGATCATGTGAGACTGATCAAAAAAGCCGCTTTCCGCGCTGATCAAGGAAAGGTCAAACTTGTGGGAAAATTGTTGAATCATCCTTTTACATTTTTCAAATCTGAGAATGTTTAAGAATTTCTTCGGTGAAAATCCAGTAAGATCCAAGATGAGTCGTTGTGTTTGCCTATTGGAATATCCCAGGGCATCGCTCAATTCTTCAACCGAGCTGAAAGAATCGTCGCCTTCTCTTAAAATTATTTTTAGGAAAGAATCTACGGGAGTTTTGTTGCCTATTATTTTTTCGATTGTTCGGATTTTGAGAATGAGATTTTTTTCTTTTTGAACCACGTTTAGGATCTGTTCCTTTGCCGGGCTTTGCGGGAGATCTTGGAAAGAGAAAACTTTGTTTGAAATCTCTTTTGGAGAAATTCGAAAGTTTGCATGTAGGGAACCGAGCGGAAGTTTTACGGCGAATGAATGTGGATCGATGTCCGTGAGGTGAACAAAGGTAGGTTGATCGGATTGTCCGACGAATAGAATTTCATTTCCAAAAAACTTAATATAAGAGTTCAAGGAGCCGGTATTAGTAGTTTTTATGAATTCATTTTCATATTCCGGATTGAGAATGAAAGAAATGATTTGCAAAAAATTTGAATTCGTCACCATTCGCCGACTTTCTCTAAAACAGATTCTTTGCTTATAGTCCACTTCAAAAGCAAAAGCAAGAAATTTTCAGATTCCATTTTTGGAAGTCAAAGGTCTCTTGCGATAACGAAGTTCGTCTAAACACATGCAAGTTCGTTCTATGACGAGCCATCAGTGCAATGAAACGATTTCGCAACTCCGACTTCTCGAGGTTTACGTTCGCAAGTTCTTGTGCGTGACTCGGTGGCTACAAGGTTCGAGCTATTTGGAGATGGAACAGCAAAAGACCAATGTATCAAGATCCTTTATTCTTCTTCTCGCTTAAGCCAATAGTTTTCGAGAGCCTCAGTTACGCAGAGATCTTCGTCTTTGTTCGTGTTCAATTTCCACCAAAGATATGCGACAATGGCGGAAACCTGGCGGGAATCGAAGTGCCTATGACAATCCTCCGCTCTATCCTTGATCGTACCGCCGCCCCATACTTTGGCGATGCGTTGTTCGCCGCTGGATGTTGTGTGAGACCAGCAAAGGCGCACAGATGGATCGTCCCATTCCAGGGTTCCTTGTATGTCAGCGATCATAAACGCTGGGAGATAAAATCGAAAGGCCATGTCAGAGAAAAATGAAATAGTACCGCGAGGTTCGTTCAGAAAAGCAGAGGTTAAGCTATGCCAATGGCGCTTTCCAGCGAAGTGTTGTGCGACCAATTGTGACTCAGGATCCGATGGGTGCGCAACGAGGTTTTCATCCCCAGGATGCAGGGTTTGCTGAAATGCTGATTCTATTTGCTCGATGATGTTGTTTGACATATTTCCTCGAAAAACGTCGCGAATGACAGCGCGGAAATGTCGCCTAACGAAGCGAGAAGCCGCAGTTAGACGCTGGGGTTCCATTTATACTTTTAACAACTTTTGTAAAAACTTTCCTTTTAGTGTTCTGTAAATAGAAAAGTCAGAATCAATACTTATAATCCGTTCAATCCCTTCCCTTTCTGCAATACACATTAAAGAGGCATCAGCTAAATCCATAGGTAAGTCGGAATATTTTTTCATACGATTTTTTATGTATCGAAGATCTTCTAAATTTATATCTAAAATTTGAATGCTTCCTCTTTCAATCCATTCTAAGAAATCAGATTGAGCTTCTATCGAAAACGAAAGCAAATAAACAACTTCTGTTACTACTGGCCATGACGAGAATAGCGAACCTTTATAGGATTTAATAAATTTGTAAGTTGTTTTGTGAAATTTATCATTAGAATTAAATAAAGCGACAATCGGACCGGAATCAATTAGTGCGACGTTTTGCATTCTTTCCCTTAATTGATTGGTGAAGATATTTTTTCCGATTTTGGGCTAAATCTGAAACTCCAGATGCATGCTTTCCAAATAAATCCTCCCCTAATTCAAATGGAGTTTTTAAACTCCCATGATTCTTAATATACTCCAAGATAGAATCTTTGACTATTTCTGAACGGCTTTTACCTTCAGATTTTGCAAAAGAATCTAATTTTCTCTCTAACTCCGGCGGTAAACGTAAACTTATCATAACAAATATGTATCACAGATAAGTATTACAGTCAAGAAGCTTATTTAAATTAAATTACTTTTATCCTAAGCGATTTGCGACCTTGCGTCTACCGAAATAGACTTCTCGACGTTCGCGGTTCCGGAGCGCTTGTGCGTGATGGGGTTGGAACGAGGTTCGAGCGACCGCGTCCTGCAAGCCGAGTGACAAAGCGAATGTGCCGAAGGCCAAGCGAGAGTTGCGAAGCAATCTCGAAGCGCAGTTAGAAGCCGAAGTTAGGCGACGTTTTGAAATTTTACGCACTAATAAGTTCTTTGTAACTCTTAATCTTTTTTAATTCACCAGAAATTCTTTCTCTTTCTTCGCGAATTTCATATTCATCTTGAATGCCCATCCAAAATTCGACTGAGTTACCAAAGAATTTAGAAAATCGTAAAGCTGTATCAGCTGATATTCCTCTTTTACAGTGAATTATTTCACTGATACGTGTTGGATGTAGTTTAGTTTCTTTCGCTAAGCGATAAGCTGTTATATCCATAGGTAAAAGAAACTCTTCGTAAAGAATCTCACCAGGATGCACGTTTGGTATCTTTTTCATAATTGCTCCTAATGATAATCGAAAATTTCAACATCATAAGCATTGCCATCTTTCCATTTAAAGCAGATTCGCCACTGATCATTGATTCGAATGCTGTATTGCCCTGTTCTACTTCCGGAAAGTTTTTCTAAGTGATTTGCAGGCGGAATTTTCAAATCATCTACCTGCTTTGATCTTGCGATCATCACTAATTTTCGATATGCTAACAATTGAATCTGGTTAGGTAGTTTTTTAGAAAACTCTTGGTTCCAGATTTTTTCTGTTTCCTTTGATTTAAAGGAATTAATCACAATCAATATTCCCGCTAAACAGTAATATTGTCAACCAGGAATACTCGATTTGAATGTCTGTAAAATTATTTTTCTTATTTTTTCAAATTAGTCCGCTTTTTTCTAAATCTTCTCAAACTGTCGCCTAACGACCAAGGTGTTCCGACGTTTCGCGCTTGCGAAGCACTTGGCACGAGGCTTGCCCAGCAAAACGAGTGACAAAGCGAAATGTGGTGTAGCCCAAGCGAGAGTCGCGTAGCGATCTCGAAGCGCAGTGAGAGGCCGCAGTTAGCCGACGTTTTATTTTGTGCAGTAGAATGATTATTCTTTTATATGCATTTTACTCATCAGCTTTTCTTTTTGATTGTTTACAACTATATTTGTGAATATAGCTTCCCAGTTGATATCTTTTACAAATATTTTAAAAGATGCAAACCTCAAAAGATTTTCAGTGAATGAGTCGATCCAGTTATGATAATTCCATTTTGAACCAAGAAATAATGACCA harbors:
- a CDS encoding WG repeat-containing protein codes for the protein MHPSQSISKRFFLNEFSILSILFTILILLSSGCKKKSLSVFEDGDHFGFKNQDGEIIIAPDYSFVYDFNEKGVALVFGKMGWSCIDSGNRILLNPFQYDNGPDPFVEGLARFTENKKIGFFDVGCRKIIEAKYDFAFPFEENFAVVCLGCKSIKMEEHSSIEGGKYGLIDKKGKLIIPIEYDSISVDLIEKKASAVKDKISKDIPTL
- a CDS encoding DUF6714 family protein, giving the protein MSNNIIEQIESAFQQTLHPGDENLVAHPSDPESQLVAQHFAGKRHWHSLTSAFLNEPRGTISFFSDMAFRFYLPAFMIADIQGTLEWDDPSVRLCWSHTTSSGEQRIAKVWGGGTIKDRAEDCHRHFDSRQVSAIVAYLWWKLNTNKDEDLCVTEALENYWLKREEE
- a CDS encoding type II toxin-antitoxin system VapC family toxin, with the protein product MQNVALIDSGPIVALFNSNDKFHKTTYKFIKSYKGSLFSSWPVVTEVVYLLSFSIEAQSDFLEWIERGSIQILDINLEDLRYIKNRMKKYSDLPMDLADASLMCIAEREGIERIISIDSDFSIYRTLKGKFLQKLLKV
- a CDS encoding L-2-amino-thiazoline-4-carboxylic acid hydrolase gives rise to the protein MFKFKRILSKNFWYELLQNITIWKTIKKTSKFSSFEIKKIREEYNRLKKTNRIFIRDIQSEYHVSWCSIILSIYKACLGKGMKNADAIRLTEEIIFSNMNAEGISKFIETALDKSKDPFNFIVTASKQQETNFFGNTFRFSRIKDGFDSYHVHVNECMYNEFFKENAYPELMTIACKWDMISWSRGIKQEKHKIFFERPVTLGLNGEDCKFKFERILLDKIETSKNKTL
- a CDS encoding AraC family transcriptional regulator → MQIISFILNPEYENEFIKTTNTGSLNSYIKFFGNEILFVGQSDQPTFVHLTDIDPHSFAVKLPLGSLHANFRISPKEISNKVFSFQDLPQSPAKEQILNVVQKEKNLILKIRTIEKIIGNKTPVDSFLKIILREGDDSFSSVEELSDALGYSNRQTQRLILDLTGFSPKKFLNILRFEKCKRMIQQFSHKFDLSLISAESGFFDQSHMIRDFLKFSGVSPKYYKSRMSDLSNTKASPFVRINPINP
- a CDS encoding ribbon-helix-helix protein, CopG family, with translation MISLRLPPELERKLDSFAKSEGKSRSEIVKDSILEYIKNHGSLKTPFELGEDLFGKHASGVSDLAQNRKKYLHQSIKGKNAKRRTN
- a CDS encoding type II toxin-antitoxin system RelE/ParE family toxin codes for the protein MINSFKSKETEKIWNQEFSKKLPNQIQLLAYRKLVMIARSKQVDDLKIPPANHLEKLSGSRTGQYSIRINDQWRICFKWKDGNAYDVEIFDYH
- a CDS encoding HigA family addiction module antitoxin, whose amino-acid sequence is MKKIPNVHPGEILYEEFLLPMDITAYRLAKETKLHPTRISEIIHCKRGISADTALRFSKFFGNSVEFWMGIQDEYEIREERERISGELKKIKSYKELISA